A region from the Kineothrix sp. IPX-CK genome encodes:
- a CDS encoding glycosyltransferase family 2 protein, protein MSNVTVIVPVYKDWETLSRCIESLKKYLDNKHKVLILNDMSNEWKELEEKILQEIQDFHNFFYSKNEDNLGFVKTCNRAVSELDKSDNDILLLNSDTEVTENFLEEMIKVLYANDKNGVVCPRSNNATFLSVPIRHNCNYAVTKEQSHSIYRSLKDKFVPMEEIWTGVGFAFLIRRDIIQRYGLFDEIFGKGYNEENDFCMRIRQQGYRIMKANRAYIFHYESKSFGTAKEELELKNSSILLRRYPEYWDKVKEYEKRIDPVDYFSDLLVEELYDRKRVLICILKAVEKKEAGQIIEVVDMLLNDKGKSIDLQILLIKQNNKFFKKKYSDIPIWTEKTLRGTFHIAFSFGELSEADKINLNKRAVTIIDGMQGAVINAIENQNVSKDHVEELRERWNFWMEKESLEVTNSENEIGRFIGKIKQYLYVHHIWIYIWWNRIRKYL, encoded by the coding sequence ATGAGTAATGTTACAGTCATTGTACCAGTATACAAGGATTGGGAGACCCTTTCAAGGTGTATCGAATCTTTAAAGAAATATTTAGATAACAAGCATAAAGTATTAATATTAAATGATATGAGTAATGAATGGAAGGAACTTGAAGAAAAGATTCTGCAAGAAATACAAGATTTCCATAATTTTTTCTACTCAAAAAATGAAGATAATCTAGGCTTTGTAAAAACGTGTAACAGAGCTGTAAGTGAATTGGATAAAAGTGATAATGATATATTACTATTGAATTCAGATACAGAAGTAACAGAAAATTTCTTGGAAGAAATGATAAAGGTTTTATATGCAAATGATAAAAATGGCGTGGTATGCCCAAGGAGCAATAACGCCACTTTTTTGTCGGTGCCGATTCGACATAATTGTAATTATGCTGTTACAAAAGAACAAAGCCACTCTATTTATCGGTCGTTAAAGGACAAGTTTGTGCCGATGGAAGAGATTTGGACTGGTGTAGGCTTTGCTTTTTTAATTAGAAGAGATATTATCCAAAGGTATGGTCTGTTTGATGAAATATTTGGGAAAGGTTATAATGAAGAGAACGATTTTTGTATGCGCATAAGGCAGCAGGGGTATCGAATAATGAAGGCTAATCGAGCCTACATTTTTCATTACGAAAGCAAATCCTTTGGCACTGCAAAGGAAGAACTGGAGTTGAAAAACAGCTCTATTTTATTGCGCAGATATCCAGAATATTGGGATAAAGTAAAGGAATACGAGAAAAGGATAGATCCTGTGGATTATTTTTCGGATTTGCTTGTCGAAGAACTGTATGACCGAAAAAGAGTTCTGATTTGTATATTAAAGGCTGTTGAGAAGAAAGAAGCTGGACAAATAATAGAAGTGGTGGACATGCTTCTGAATGATAAAGGCAAGTCAATTGATTTGCAAATATTATTAATAAAGCAAAATAATAAGTTCTTTAAAAAGAAGTATTCCGATATTCCCATTTGGACAGAAAAAACATTAAGAGGTACTTTTCATATAGCATTTAGCTTCGGAGAACTTAGTGAGGCTGATAAAATCAACTTAAACAAAAGAGCTGTCACTATTATTGATGGCATGCAAGGAGCTGTCATAAATGCGATAGAGAATCAAAATGTGTCAAAAGATCATGTAGAAGAATTGCGAGAACGGTGGAATTTCTGGATGGAAAAAGAAAGTTTAGAGGTCACTAATAGCGAAAATGAGATAGGAAGATTTATTGGAAAGATAAAGCAATACCTATATGTCCACCATATATGGATATATATATGGTGGAATAGGATACGTAAATATTTATAA